One genomic window of Polyodon spathula isolate WHYD16114869_AA chromosome 8, ASM1765450v1, whole genome shotgun sequence includes the following:
- the LOC121319343 gene encoding MRG/MORF4L-binding protein-like isoform X2, with translation MGEAEAIPADEKQADSGSSPIEESVVWSQEVEVCLFHAMLGHKPVGVNRHFHMICIRDKFSQNIGRQVPSKVIWDHLATMYDMQALHESEILPFPNLEKSFVLPDDIIQEVKEGKAGIEEETREEIKEETEQPALVEEGLCPTLAGQEVERYGQNMIHSVPPTGEQLLCETGRKGQHQRKGERQREGFK, from the exons ATGGGGGAAGCAGAAGCTAtacctgccgatgaaaaacaagCGGATTCCGGCTCCAGTCCAATTGAAGAGTCGGTGGTTTGGAGTCAGGAGGTGGAGGTGTGCCTGTTTCATGCCATGCTAGGCCACAAACCCGTAG GTGTAAATCGTCATTTCCACATGATCTGCATTCGGGATAAATTCAGCCAGAATATTGGGCGCCAGGTGCCCTCTAAAGTCATTTGGGATCACTTGGCGACAATGTACGACATGCAGGCGCTG CATGAATCAGAAATCTTGCCTTTCCCCAACTTGGAGAAAAGTTTTGTTCTTCCAGATGATATCATTCAGGAAGTAAAAGAAG GAAAAGCTGGAATTGAAGAAGAAACTAGAGAGGAGATCAAAGAAGAAACGGAACAGCCAGCATTAGTAGAAGAAG GTCTGTGTCCCACGTTGGCTGGCCAGGAGGTTGAGAGGTATGGGCAGAATATGATTCACTCTGTTCCACCAACAGG GGAGCAACTGCTCTGTGAAACTGGCAGAAAAGGCCAGCATCAAAGAAaaggagaaagacagagagaaggGTTCAAGTGA
- the LOC121319343 gene encoding MRG/MORF4L-binding protein-like isoform X1, which yields MGEAEAIPADEKQADSGSSPIEESVVWSQEVEVCLFHAMLGHKPVGVNRHFHMICIRDKFSQNIGRQVPSKVIWDHLATMYDMQALHESEILPFPNLEKSFVLPDDIIQEVKEGKAGIEEETREEIKEETEQPALVEEGSNCSVKLAEKASIKEKEKDREKGSSEIAAKEAADKRKRNRVTEKVLNANSNPSSPSGAKRRRT from the exons ATGGGGGAAGCAGAAGCTAtacctgccgatgaaaaacaagCGGATTCCGGCTCCAGTCCAATTGAAGAGTCGGTGGTTTGGAGTCAGGAGGTGGAGGTGTGCCTGTTTCATGCCATGCTAGGCCACAAACCCGTAG GTGTAAATCGTCATTTCCACATGATCTGCATTCGGGATAAATTCAGCCAGAATATTGGGCGCCAGGTGCCCTCTAAAGTCATTTGGGATCACTTGGCGACAATGTACGACATGCAGGCGCTG CATGAATCAGAAATCTTGCCTTTCCCCAACTTGGAGAAAAGTTTTGTTCTTCCAGATGATATCATTCAGGAAGTAAAAGAAG GAAAAGCTGGAATTGAAGAAGAAACTAGAGAGGAGATCAAAGAAGAAACGGAACAGCCAGCATTAGTAGAAGAAG GGAGCAACTGCTCTGTGAAACTGGCAGAAAAGGCCAGCATCAAAGAAaaggagaaagacagagagaaggGTTCAAGTGAGATTGCAGCGAAGGAGGCTGCAGACAAGCGGAAGCGGAACCGAGTGACTGAGAAAGTGTTGAACGCAAACAGTAACCCCTCCAGCCCGAGCGGGGCCAAGCGGCGCAGGACGTAA
- the LOC121319343 gene encoding MRG/MORF4L-binding protein-like isoform X3 encodes MGEAEAIPADEKQADSGSSPIEESVVWSQEVEVCLFHAMLGHKPVGVNRHFHMICIRDKFSQNIGRQVPSKVIWDHLATMYDMQALHESEILPFPNLEKSFVLPDDIIQEVKEGKAGIEEETREEIKEETEQPALVEEGLCPTLAGQEVEREQLLCETGRKGQHQRKGERQREGFK; translated from the exons ATGGGGGAAGCAGAAGCTAtacctgccgatgaaaaacaagCGGATTCCGGCTCCAGTCCAATTGAAGAGTCGGTGGTTTGGAGTCAGGAGGTGGAGGTGTGCCTGTTTCATGCCATGCTAGGCCACAAACCCGTAG GTGTAAATCGTCATTTCCACATGATCTGCATTCGGGATAAATTCAGCCAGAATATTGGGCGCCAGGTGCCCTCTAAAGTCATTTGGGATCACTTGGCGACAATGTACGACATGCAGGCGCTG CATGAATCAGAAATCTTGCCTTTCCCCAACTTGGAGAAAAGTTTTGTTCTTCCAGATGATATCATTCAGGAAGTAAAAGAAG GAAAAGCTGGAATTGAAGAAGAAACTAGAGAGGAGATCAAAGAAGAAACGGAACAGCCAGCATTAGTAGAAGAAG GTCTGTGTCCCACGTTGGCTGGCCAGGAGGTTGAGAG GGAGCAACTGCTCTGTGAAACTGGCAGAAAAGGCCAGCATCAAAGAAaaggagaaagacagagagaaggGTTCAAGTGA
- the LOC121319343 gene encoding MRG/MORF4L-binding protein-like isoform X4 yields MGEAEAIPADEKQADSGSSPIEESVVWSQEVEVCLFHAMLGHKPVGVNRHFHMICIRDKFSQNIGRQVPSKVIWDHLATMYDMQALHESEILPFPNLEKSFVLPDDIIQEVKEGKAGIEEETREEIKEETEQPALVEEGTSFTREQLLCETGRKGQHQRKGERQREGFK; encoded by the exons ATGGGGGAAGCAGAAGCTAtacctgccgatgaaaaacaagCGGATTCCGGCTCCAGTCCAATTGAAGAGTCGGTGGTTTGGAGTCAGGAGGTGGAGGTGTGCCTGTTTCATGCCATGCTAGGCCACAAACCCGTAG GTGTAAATCGTCATTTCCACATGATCTGCATTCGGGATAAATTCAGCCAGAATATTGGGCGCCAGGTGCCCTCTAAAGTCATTTGGGATCACTTGGCGACAATGTACGACATGCAGGCGCTG CATGAATCAGAAATCTTGCCTTTCCCCAACTTGGAGAAAAGTTTTGTTCTTCCAGATGATATCATTCAGGAAGTAAAAGAAG GAAAAGCTGGAATTGAAGAAGAAACTAGAGAGGAGATCAAAGAAGAAACGGAACAGCCAGCATTAGTAGAAGAAGGTACTTCATTCACAAG GGAGCAACTGCTCTGTGAAACTGGCAGAAAAGGCCAGCATCAAAGAAaaggagaaagacagagagaaggGTTCAAGTGA
- the LOC121319345 gene encoding elongation factor 1-alpha 2: protein MGKEKTHINIVVIGHVDSGKSTTTGHLIYKCGGIDKRTIEKFEKEAAEMGKGSFKYAWVLDKLKAERERGITIDISLWKFETSKYYITIIDAPGHRDFIKNMITGTSQADCAVLIVAAGVGEFEAGISKNGQTREHALLAYTLGVKQLIVGVNKMDSTEPPYSEKRYDEIVKEVSAYIKKIGYNPATVPFVPISGWHGDNMLEPSPNMPWFKGWKLERKDHKDSGVTLLEALDTIQPPSRPTNKPLRLPLQDVYKIGGIGTVPVGRVETGVLRPGMVVTFAPVNITTEVKSVEMHHEALNEAFPGDNVGFNVKNVSVKDIRRGNVCGDSKSDSPQEAAQFTAQVIILNHPGQISAGYSPVIDCHTAHIACKFAELKEKIDRRSGKKLEDNPKFLKSGDAAIVEMVPGKPMCVESFSQYPPLGRFAVRDMRQTVAVGVIKSVEKKIGGAGKVTKSAQKAQKVGK from the exons ATGGGTAAAGAGAAGACCCACATTAACATCGTGGTCATTGGCCATGTGGACTCTGGCAAGTCCACCACCACTGGCCACCTCATCTACAAGTGCGGAGGAATTGACAAGAGAACCATTGAGAAGTTTGAGAAGGAGGCTGCTGAG ATGGGCAAGGGCTCCTTCAAGTATGCCTGGGTGCTGGACAAGCTAAAGGCTGAGCGTGAGCGTGGCATCACCATCGATATCTCCCTCTGGAAGTTTGAGACCTCCAAATACTACATCACCATCATTGACGCTCCAGGGCACCGAGACTTCATCAAGAACATGATCACAGGGACCTCACAG gcTGACTGCGCAGTGCTGATCGTGGCTGCTGGAGTCGGTGAGTTTGAAGCCGGGATCTCCAAGAACGGCCAGACTCGAGAACACGCGCTGCTGGCTTACACCTTGGGAGTCAAGCAGCTCATCGTAGGAGTCAACAAGATGGACTCCACCGAGCCGCCCTACAGCGAGAAACGCTACGATGAAATTGTCAAGGAGGTCAGCGCCTACATCAAGAAGATCGGCTACAACCCGGCCACTGTCCCCTTCGTCCCCATCTCAGGCTGGCACGGGGACAACATGCTGGAGCCCTCCCCCAAC ATGCCCTGGTTCAAAGGCTGGAAGCTGGAGAGGAAGGATCACAAAGACAGTGGGGTGACTCTCCTGGAAGCCCTCGATACTATCCAGCCCCCCTCCCGGCCCACCAACAAGCCCCTGCGCCTGCCCCTTCAGGACGTCTACAAGATTGGAG GTATCGGTACAGTCCCAGTGGGCAGAGTGGAGACCGGAGTCTTGCGGCCCGGCATGGTGGTGACCTTTGCCCCCGTTAACATCACCACGGAGGTGAAGTCAGTGGAGATGCATCATGAGGCCCTGAACGAGGCGTTCCCCGGGGACAACGTGGGCTTCAACGTGAAGAATGTGTCTGTCAAGGATATCCGCAGAGGAAACGTGTGCGGAGACAGCAAATCCGACTCGCCCCAGGAGGCAGCCCAGTTTACAGCACAG GTGATCATCCTGAACCACCCTGGACAGATCAGTGCCGGCTATTCTCCAGTAATCGACTGCCACACAGCGCACATCGCCTGCAAGTTCGCCGAGCTGAAGGAGAAGATCGACCGCCGCTCAGGAAAGAAGCTGGAGGACAATCCTAAGTTCCTGAAGTCCGGCGACGCGGCCATTGTGGAAATGGTGCCCGGCAAGCCCATGTGTGTGGAGAGCTTCTCCCAGTACCCACCCTTAG GGCGCTTTGCAGTGAGGGACATGAGGCAGACAGTGGCGGTGGGGGTCATCAAGAGTGTGGAGAAGAAGATCGGCGGCGCTGGCAAGGTCACCAAGTCCGCTCAAAAGGCCCAGAAAGTCGGCAAATGA